Within the Echinicola sp. 20G genome, the region GGTTTGGTTCATTACAAGCGAGTAAGGATCAGGCCAGCTTGATGGCTCAAGCCAAGTTTCAAGAATTTGAAATGACTAAGTATGCATTGTTTTTTGATGTCAAGAAATCCTATTACAAAGTGTTCATGCTGCATCATCATCAAATGATTGCCGGAAAGAATGTACAGCTGCTCAAAATTTTGGAGCGTCTGGCATTGAATAAATTCAAAGGAGGAGAGCCAAGCAAAGGAAGGATGGCTGATGTTCTTCGCGTTCAGAGTAATGTAAAGGAAATGGAAGCTTTGATTATACAATTAGAGGATGATGTCAAGCTTGAAAAAGTCAGGTTCAATTCCATTCTCAATTGCGCGGAAGAAACTCCTGTGCATCTTGATTCGACTTTTTTGGAGAATGAATTACTGCTTAACAAGGAGTTGGTTTTGGACAGTATCTTACATGCAAGCCCTCAAATGAAAAAACTTGAAGTAGAGGGCCTTGCTTATCAAAAGCAGGGCGAGGTGGCTCAAAAAGCAGGAATGCCAAGCTTTGGTTTAGGACTTAGCTATATGGTCAACAGTCCAAGGTTACCGAGTGGGGATGTTTCCAGTGCAACGGGTTATCGACCAGGTGGCATGGGACACAATATGGTCATGCCAATGGTTTCTGTTTCTCTTCCCATTTACAGAAAGCAATATGCTGCTGCTAAAAGAGAATCGGAAAAGTACAGAGAAGTAACTGCCTATGAGAAGGAAGATCTCTACAATTCATTGAAATTGAAGTCAGATGAGTTGTTTAACGAAATCCATAAGGCAGAGAGAAATAAGAAGCTTTATCACGATCAGGTCAGCTTGCTTGAAAGAAGCTTGGAATTGCTCCTTACAGAATACAGTAGTTCGGAAGGGAGTTTTGAGGATGTTATCACCGTTCAGAGACAACTATTAGAGTTTGAGATGAAAGTGGCAGAGGAGTCGGTGAGAAAGTTGACAGCTATCGCTGAGTTGGAAATGTTAATGTCTAGAAGGCTTTAAGAAGAATGTCATGAATAATAGAAAACAAATCATTATAGCGATTTCCGGAGCCTTTTTAATGGGTGCAATTATTGGCTGGGCAATCACAGAAAAAAAGAGTGCCCCAAAAGAAGAACTGGAACATGAGCATGTTTCTGAGTCATCCGTATTTACTTGTTCGATGCACCCTCAGATAAGACAGGATGAGCCTGGTAAATGCCCTATTTGCGGAATGGATTTGGTTCCTGTTTCGAGTGTGAATAAAAACGCTGATCTGGACAGTCCTTATGTGCTGCAAATGAGCTCAGAAGCAGTTGCTTTAGCAAATATATCAACAACCACTGTAAGTGGAGGAGAGGGCGGTTTTTCTACTGACCTCAATGGCAAGGTGGAAGCAGATGAAAGAAGGATATCTTCTGTTTCGGCAAACTTCTCCGGCAGAGTAGATGAGTTGTTTGTGGCTTTTACAGGGCAAGAAGTAAAAAGGGGAGAGCGGTTGGCCCGGATTTATTCCCCTGCATTAATTACTGCTAATCAAGAATTGATAGAAGCAAAAAAATCGAAGGATATCAGTCCCGAACTTTATGAAGCGGCCAAACAAAAACTCAGGCATTGGCAACTAACAGATAGCCAAATTGAGCAAATGGAAATGCAAGGGGATTATCGGACTCATTTTGATATTTTTGCAAGTTCTTCTGGAGTGGTAAGCAACAGGAATGTCGCTGTTGGGGATTATGTTGAAAAGGGGCAAGTGCTTTTTGAAATCATAGATTTGAGTAAGGTTTGGATCATGTTGGATGCCTATGAGAATAATATAGGAAGCATAGAAAAAGGAGACTTGATCAATTTTAAGGTAAATGCACTTCCCAATCAAGATTTTAAGGCCAAAGTGAGTTTTATTGACCCAGTTCTTGGTGCTGATAGCAGGAGCGTCAAAGTGAGGGCTGAGGTGAATAATTCAGATGGTCTTTTGAAGCCAGAAATGCTGGTTACAGCGACAGTTTCTTCTTCGAATGGCGAAAATGGCTCTCCATCTGAAGTCATGATTCCATCTTCAGCTATATTGTGGACAGGAGAGCGATCTGTGGTTTATAGGCAAGTTGGGAGTAGTGAGAAGCCAGCTTTTGAAATGGTGGTAGTGACCCTAGGACCTGCTTCAGGAAATAGGCAGTCGATTAAAAGTGGCTTGGAAATTGGAGATAAAATCGTAACCAATGGTGTTTTTGCAGTTGATGGTGCGGCACAATTAAGTGGTAAGTACAGTATGATGTCTCATCCAGAAAGTCAAAACCTTAAAGTGGATGATCGATTTTTGTTCAAACTGGATGGGGCTTTGGATGCTTACTTGGCTTTGAAAAACCAATTGGTATCAGATCAGTCGGCACAGCAGCAGGCTAAAGTTTTGGTGGAAGAAATTAAAGAAATTGAGGGCCAAGAGCTCAGTCAAGAAGCCACTGTGAAATGGAAAGATTTGAAAAACGCAATTGTCCAGTCTGCCTTGAAGATTAGCTCAGGTTTGGATATTGAAGAAGAAAGGAATCAATTTGTGATACTTTCCAATAAGTTTATTGAGCTGGTAGAAACTTTTGGTACTCATAAAGAAGTGGTTTATAAGAGCCACTGTCCTATGGCCAAAAACGATCAAGGGGCCTTTTGGCTCAGTGAATTTGCGGAAATTAAAAACCCTTACTTTGGCTCATCCATGTTGGGCTGTGGAGAAGTAAAGAAAGCCTATAGAAAAAACCAAGAATAGAATAATAATTAAAAACAGTAATCATTTCATCAAATACATTAATTCAAATAACATGAAAAAACTAAGTTTATTAGGAACAGCGCTGGCAGTTTCAATGCTGCTTTTAGCAGGATGTGGAGAGAAAAAACACGAAGGAAATCACGGGCATGAACATGAAATGGAGGAAAAAGCAACTGAAGAGGTTGTTGCTAACAACATCAGTTTTAAAGAAGAAAAAGCTGGAGAAATTTTCCAACACTACATTCATGTAAAAACAGCATTGGTCAACAGTGATGCGGATGAGGCAGCCAATGGAGCAAAAATGATTGTTGCTAGCATAGGAGAAGCAGATGGATCAGCAGAAATTTCTGCAGCCGCTAAAAGCATCTCCGAAACCTCAGATATCAAAGAGCAAAGGGCAGCTTTTGCAGATCTTAGTGCGGCAGTTGAAGAAGCCGTTGAGGGACAGTTGACCTCTGGAGCAGTATACAAGCAATATTGCCCAATGGCATTTAATAATAAAGGAGGGTATTGGCTTTCTGATCAGGAAGGTATCAGAAATCCCTATTTTGGAGACAAAATGCTAAAATGTGGAAGGGTAGAAAAGGTAATGGGTGAGCTTTAAGCTCACCTTTTTTATTGAAATTATTTTATAATCTATAAACTCAACTTTTATGGAACATCAACAGCATGATCATCACCATCATCATCACGAAGGAAATAATCATGATAACCAGAAGGAAAATGGGGGACACGCTGGGCATGAAGGTCATCACGGACACATGCTAGCAGATTTCAAGAAGAGGTTTTGGGTATCGATGGTATTAACTATCCCCATTCTTTTGCTTTCCAAGATGATTCAGGAATGGTTGGGGTTTGAGATTTCCTTTGAAGGAGATCGGTATGTTCTTTTTGCATTGGCCAGTGGTATTTATTTCTATGGAGGTTGGCCATTTTTAAAGGGGCTGGTTAAGGAAATCAAAAAGGGAAACCCGGCCATGATGACCTTGATTGCCTTGGCAATTACTGTGGCTTATGGATATAGTTCGGCAATAGTTTTTGGGTTAGAAGGAAAAGGTTTTTTTTGGGAATTGGCGACTCTGATTGACCTAATGCTCTTGGGGCATTGGATAGAAATGAAGTCTGTAATGGGAGCTTCAGGTGCATTGGATGAGTTGGCTAAATTAATGCCTTCTACAGCACATCGGATTACAAACGGTGAAGATACTGAGGAGGTAAAGGTAGCTGATTTGCAGGCCGGAGATGTACTGCTTATCAAACCGGGAGAAAAGGTTCCCGCAGATGGTAAGGTGATGGAGGGTAACAGTCATGTCAATGAGTCCATGTTGACAGGAGAATCCAAGCCTGTCAAAAAATCAAAGGGCGATGAGGTAGTTGGTGGGGCTATAAATGAAAGAGGTTCTCTTAAGATCGAAGTGAAACATATCGGTGAGGAGGCTTATTTATCCAAGGTGATCCACATGGTAAAGGGTGCTCAGGAGACCAAATCAAAGACACAGAATTTAGCAGATAAGGCTGCAGGTTGGCTTTTTTATATTTCCCTGGCAGCAGGTGTCATTACTTTGGTAGTGTGGTTGGTGATGGGAAAATCATTTGATTTTGCATTGGAGAGGATGGTAACAGTGATGATTATTGCTTGCCCCCATGCATTAGGCCTTGCTATTCCCTTGGTGACGGCTATTTCGACATCTGCTTCCGCTAGAAAAGG harbors:
- a CDS encoding heavy metal translocating P-type ATPase, with amino-acid sequence MEHQQHDHHHHHHEGNNHDNQKENGGHAGHEGHHGHMLADFKKRFWVSMVLTIPILLLSKMIQEWLGFEISFEGDRYVLFALASGIYFYGGWPFLKGLVKEIKKGNPAMMTLIALAITVAYGYSSAIVFGLEGKGFFWELATLIDLMLLGHWIEMKSVMGASGALDELAKLMPSTAHRITNGEDTEEVKVADLQAGDVLLIKPGEKVPADGKVMEGNSHVNESMLTGESKPVKKSKGDEVVGGAINERGSLKIEVKHIGEEAYLSKVIHMVKGAQETKSKTQNLADKAAGWLFYISLAAGVITLVVWLVMGKSFDFALERMVTVMIIACPHALGLAIPLVTAISTSASARKGLLIRNRTAFEKTRKLSMIIFDKTGTLTEGDFGVQKIKSLSDQYDEMELLKIAGAIESKSEHPIANGIMKKVKEEGLELESVEDYENITGEGVKANIGEKKVSIVSPGYLKKNDFELPKNLEESGQETVVFVIVDQVVVGYLALADKVRSSSQKAIETLKKEHIKVVMATGDNEKAAKAVSDELSLDEYHAEVRPEDKQEIIKKAQSNGEVVAMTGDGVNDAPALAQADIGIAVGSGTDVAAETADIVLVNSEPTDISALIIFGKATYKKMVQNLFWATAYNAIALPLATGFIPNLVISPALGAVLMSLSTIIVALNAQLLKKQLKES
- a CDS encoding DUF3347 domain-containing protein; this translates as MKKLSLLGTALAVSMLLLAGCGEKKHEGNHGHEHEMEEKATEEVVANNISFKEEKAGEIFQHYIHVKTALVNSDADEAANGAKMIVASIGEADGSAEISAAAKSISETSDIKEQRAAFADLSAAVEEAVEGQLTSGAVYKQYCPMAFNNKGGYWLSDQEGIRNPYFGDKMLKCGRVEKVMGEL
- a CDS encoding TolC family protein is translated as MIGFRKYILGKPTCLFRVQLGLVLILLLSSLPLQGQSLDDYLQIAAENNPALKASYATYEASLERISQEGALPNPELSFGIYLQDMATLMGDQKMNASIMQRFPWFGSLQASKDQASLMAQAKFQEFEMTKYALFFDVKKSYYKVFMLHHHQMIAGKNVQLLKILERLALNKFKGGEPSKGRMADVLRVQSNVKEMEALIIQLEDDVKLEKVRFNSILNCAEETPVHLDSTFLENELLLNKELVLDSILHASPQMKKLEVEGLAYQKQGEVAQKAGMPSFGLGLSYMVNSPRLPSGDVSSATGYRPGGMGHNMVMPMVSVSLPIYRKQYAAAKRESEKYREVTAYEKEDLYNSLKLKSDELFNEIHKAERNKKLYHDQVSLLERSLELLLTEYSSSEGSFEDVITVQRQLLEFEMKVAEESVRKLTAIAELEMLMSRRL
- a CDS encoding efflux RND transporter periplasmic adaptor subunit, which codes for MNNRKQIIIAISGAFLMGAIIGWAITEKKSAPKEELEHEHVSESSVFTCSMHPQIRQDEPGKCPICGMDLVPVSSVNKNADLDSPYVLQMSSEAVALANISTTTVSGGEGGFSTDLNGKVEADERRISSVSANFSGRVDELFVAFTGQEVKRGERLARIYSPALITANQELIEAKKSKDISPELYEAAKQKLRHWQLTDSQIEQMEMQGDYRTHFDIFASSSGVVSNRNVAVGDYVEKGQVLFEIIDLSKVWIMLDAYENNIGSIEKGDLINFKVNALPNQDFKAKVSFIDPVLGADSRSVKVRAEVNNSDGLLKPEMLVTATVSSSNGENGSPSEVMIPSSAILWTGERSVVYRQVGSSEKPAFEMVVVTLGPASGNRQSIKSGLEIGDKIVTNGVFAVDGAAQLSGKYSMMSHPESQNLKVDDRFLFKLDGALDAYLALKNQLVSDQSAQQQAKVLVEEIKEIEGQELSQEATVKWKDLKNAIVQSALKISSGLDIEEERNQFVILSNKFIELVETFGTHKEVVYKSHCPMAKNDQGAFWLSEFAEIKNPYFGSSMLGCGEVKKAYRKNQE